One Candidatus Korarchaeum sp. DNA segment encodes these proteins:
- a CDS encoding CDP-alcohol phosphatidyltransferase family protein, with product MLERFRGVSSKMLEGLAHIANSIGVSANFVTFLGFLSFLGSSISLLLKRPLLASALIMLGGFFDLMDGAIARKSGNSGPKGAFIDSVTDRVEDGLLFVSMGIYSDELLWAALATHSSMLVSYVRARSESLGVRGTEFSLAGRGERILLSALFCAIDMVSLGLTLIALLSYVTCLERSYIFFRELKKRG from the coding sequence ATGCTGGAGCGCTTCAGAGGAGTATCTTCGAAGATGCTGGAGGGACTCGCTCACATAGCCAACAGCATAGGGGTTAGCGCTAATTTCGTGACCTTCCTCGGATTCTTATCCTTTTTAGGATCCTCTATCAGCCTACTACTGAAGAGACCACTCTTAGCATCAGCTCTCATCATGTTGGGCGGCTTCTTCGATTTGATGGATGGTGCTATAGCGAGGAAGAGCGGTAACTCCGGACCAAAAGGCGCTTTCATCGATTCCGTCACGGATAGGGTTGAAGATGGCTTGCTGTTCGTGTCCATGGGGATTTACTCAGATGAGTTACTCTGGGCAGCTTTAGCTACGCACTCATCTATGCTAGTGAGCTACGTTAGAGCGAGATCGGAGTCTCTGGGAGTGAGAGGAACGGAGTTCAGTTTGGCAGGGAGAGGGGAGAGGATCTTGCTATCAGCCCTATTCTGTGCAATCGACATGGTTAGCTTAGGGCTCACGCTCATAGCGTTGCTCAGCTACGTCACTTGCCTGGAAAGATCATACATATTCTTCAGGGAGCTTAAAAAGAGGGGTTGA